A DNA window from Parabacteroides johnsonii DSM 18315 contains the following coding sequences:
- a CDS encoding polysaccharide biosynthesis/export family protein, protein MKLKYYLLVIFCGLMSACSAPKDIVYFQGVDSLSPEQLSKMSQTYSTKITYDDLLSITVAAWDPAAVTPFNPPTFAYSTEGEQPLSVSQSLYTYLVDKDGNINFPVLGKIHVAGMTRQELATKMQEMISKYVENPLVNVQLLNFKVTLMGELNRPGSYTIKNDRVTILDVIGMAGDLPLTANRKNILVIRENDGQKEIHRMDITDPAIFESPCFYLKQNDVVYVEPIKIKQRARTSSDRQFTMSVLTSLISSVSIITSMVITIVNLNRNNK, encoded by the coding sequence ATGAAGTTGAAGTATTATTTGTTGGTTATCTTTTGTGGCTTAATGTCTGCCTGTTCAGCACCAAAAGATATCGTTTATTTTCAAGGTGTTGACTCTTTGTCTCCAGAACAGCTTAGTAAAATGAGTCAAACGTACTCAACAAAGATCACTTATGATGATTTATTATCTATAACTGTTGCTGCTTGGGATCCTGCTGCAGTAACACCTTTTAATCCTCCAACATTTGCCTATTCTACCGAGGGCGAACAGCCTTTATCCGTTTCTCAATCATTGTATACTTATTTGGTTGATAAAGACGGAAATATTAATTTCCCTGTATTAGGTAAAATTCATGTGGCAGGAATGACAAGACAAGAATTAGCAACAAAAATGCAGGAGATGATTTCGAAATATGTGGAAAATCCATTGGTAAATGTTCAATTACTTAATTTTAAGGTTACGCTAATGGGGGAACTAAATCGTCCTGGGTCTTATACTATAAAAAATGATCGTGTTACTATATTAGATGTAATTGGGATGGCTGGTGATTTGCCTTTGACTGCAAACAGAAAAAATATTTTGGTGATTCGTGAAAATGATGGCCAAAAGGAAATTCATCGTATGGACATTACAGATCCTGCAATATTTGAATCTCCATGTTTTTATTTGAAACAGAATGATGTAGTCTATGTTGAACCTATTAAGATTAAGCAACGAGCACGTACAAGTTCTGACAGACAGTTTACAATGTCTGTATTAACGTCTCTTATCAGCTCTGTGTCTATCATTACAAGTATGGTTATTACAATTGTGAATTTAAACAGAAACAACAAATAA
- a CDS encoding GumC family protein: MESIQTDNETISLKKIIVNYISHWKLFVAAACFSVIPAVLYLVLYPKTYEIMAKMKIQEDKDLTSSGSMGLGEAAGLMKSFGLGGGSVAGIVLDDEIAMLSSNELLKKTAIRLGLNVTYEQPFSFIQLYEDTPLRVIPDSVTQYNLKDGFEFKIKVNSDGSAKLKMKETGETYSFASLPAQLKTPSGSFDIVCTETSKIQKPFTLNVVVSPAGWTAEDLQEIIQIEEFSKNANTLELSCTDYEKKRAVDLLNTLMEEYNKNTDAIKKDENLKMMDFLDSRVQSVMQDLNGIERTIEAYKISNKMTDMEYDVQFYTDAVKLFREKIIEMEAQGYLIDLLDDFVKDPKNKYSIIPPMLSVGEGEKGGAVSSYNEALLEREKLIKSSTTDNPLSEIANNQVDKLRQGVVQSISNMKKSYQLVLDDLKSQEKKIMDKMGNVPTYEREYLDLKRQQEILQGVYLILLQKREELALSSGHGRDKGLILDSAYVKYIPIGPRKLYAAIFMVVFTILIPVGYLFGKEQIRSLIIEYKNSKHS; the protein is encoded by the coding sequence ATGGAATCTATTCAAACTGATAATGAAACAATTAGCTTAAAAAAGATAATAGTTAATTATATAAGCCATTGGAAATTATTTGTTGCTGCAGCTTGTTTTTCTGTTATTCCTGCTGTCTTGTACTTGGTGTTGTATCCCAAGACATACGAAATAATGGCTAAGATGAAAATACAGGAAGATAAGGATTTAACGAGCAGTGGAAGTATGGGATTGGGAGAGGCTGCCGGTTTAATGAAATCTTTTGGCCTTGGTGGCGGTAGTGTGGCAGGGATTGTTTTGGATGATGAAATAGCAATGTTATCGTCTAACGAGTTGTTGAAAAAGACTGCTATCCGTTTAGGATTGAATGTGACCTATGAGCAACCTTTTTCGTTCATTCAATTATATGAAGATACACCTTTGCGTGTTATTCCGGATTCGGTGACTCAATATAATTTGAAAGATGGATTTGAGTTTAAAATAAAGGTGAATTCAGATGGAAGTGCTAAATTGAAAATGAAAGAAACTGGAGAAACTTATTCTTTTGCATCATTACCCGCACAATTAAAAACACCAAGTGGTTCATTTGATATCGTATGCACAGAAACTTCTAAAATCCAGAAACCGTTTACGTTGAATGTTGTGGTTTCTCCTGCAGGATGGACAGCAGAGGATTTGCAAGAAATTATTCAGATCGAGGAGTTTTCTAAAAATGCGAATACCTTGGAGTTGTCTTGTACGGATTATGAAAAAAAACGTGCTGTTGATTTGTTAAATACTTTAATGGAGGAGTATAATAAAAATACAGATGCAATTAAGAAGGATGAAAATCTCAAAATGATGGATTTCTTGGATAGCCGTGTCCAGAGTGTGATGCAGGATTTGAATGGAATAGAGCGTACAATCGAAGCATATAAGATATCTAATAAGATGACTGATATGGAATATGACGTTCAGTTCTATACGGATGCTGTCAAATTGTTCCGGGAAAAGATTATAGAAATGGAAGCTCAAGGATATTTGATTGATTTGTTGGATGATTTTGTCAAAGATCCTAAGAATAAGTATAGTATTATCCCACCTATGTTGTCTGTCGGTGAAGGCGAAAAAGGAGGAGCTGTTAGTTCTTATAATGAAGCACTACTTGAACGGGAGAAGTTGATAAAATCTTCTACTACAGATAACCCGTTATCGGAAATAGCAAACAATCAAGTAGATAAATTGCGTCAAGGAGTTGTTCAGTCCATTTCTAATATGAAAAAAAGTTATCAATTGGTCTTGGATGATTTGAAATCACAAGAAAAAAAGATTATGGACAAGATGGGCAATGTCCCTACCTATGAACGAGAATACCTGGATTTGAAACGTCAACAAGAAATTTTACAGGGTGTATATTTGATTTTGTTACAAAAAAGAGAAGAGTTAGCTTTGTCTTCCGGCCATGGACGAGATAAAGGATTAATTCTTGATTCAGCATATGTGAAATATATACCAATCGGGCCTCGCAAATTATATGCGGCAATATTTATGGTCGTATTTACAATTCTTATACCTGTAGGATATTTGTTCGGAAAAGAACAAATACGTTCATTGATCATAGAATATAAAAATAGTAAACATTCTTAA